GGTGCCAGCTCGCGGGCCGGGGCTGCTGGGGAGCCCTAGTCCGCCAGGGTCCGCGCGCCGGGCAACCGCGCGGGGCTGAAGTCCTCCCCACACCATGATCTTTCcgtcctttcttttctttctttttaagaagagacaagatcttgctctgtcgcccaggctggagtgcagtgcgcgatcatagctcactgcagccttgaactcttgggctaatttttattttttgtagagatggggtctcgcttcgTTGCCCAgatgggtctcaaactcctccccgcctcccgcctcgacctcccaaagtgctggtaactacaggcgtgagtcatcacCCCTGCCCCGCACCCTGTTTCTATTCCATCACCAGGACCCTCCCTGCTGCACCGAAGCTCGGGGGCCCAGTGACCAGGCCGAGGTCACACAGTGACAAGTGGCTGGGCTGGGACCTCACTCACCGTCCTAACGTCATGGCTTCCATCTGTTTCACCCCACGTGACTGCTCCTTCCACTGACAGCTGAAAGAATAAAATCTCCGATTTAAACAAAAAgtttgccgggcgcggtggctcacgcctgtaatcccagcactttgggaggccaaggcaggcggatcacggggtcaggagttcgagaccagcctggccaacttggtgaaaacccatctctactaaagatacaaaaattatctgggtgttgtggcgcacgcctgtaatcccagctactggggaggctgaggcaagagaatcgcttgcaaccgggaggcggaggatgcagtcagcgagatggtgccactgcattccagcctgggcgacagggcaagactccatctctaaacaaacaaacaaacaggtttttagccgggtgcggtggctcacgcccgtaaccccaacactttgggaggccgaggcaggaggatcgcttgagctcaggatcgttagagatcgagaccagcctgggtaacatagtgagaacacctgatctacaaaaaattagccgggcgtggtggcgggctcctgtagtcccagctacccgggaggctgaagcaggagaatggtgtaaacccgggaggcggaccttgcagtgagcgagatcgcgccaccgcactccagcctgggcgacagagcaagactccgtctcaaaaaaaaaaaaaaaaaattccagacattgtatgaggAAGCATTGCAAAACTTTCTGTTCTGTTAGCTgttgcatgcagcccccagtcatgttCCCCACGCTTGCTCGATCTATCACGACCCTTTCACGTAGACCCCTTAGAGTTACAAGCCCTTAAAAGGAccaagaatttctttttcagggaGCTCGGTTGCAAGTCTGCCGAAGTTCCCGGCCTAATAAAGCCCTTCTTTAACCCGGTGTCtgagttttgtctgcggctcgtcctgctgcaggaggatcacctgagcccgggagtttgaggttgcaatgagcccagatcgtgcctctgcactccagcctgggcgacagagtgaggccgtgtccaaaaaacacaaaaacaaaaagcaaacaaaactccaaaacaacaatgaagttttgaaaataaaaataaaaaaataaaaatgctaagatTCATCCCTAAAAGTCATATGTGCCATTCAAAAGGGGTATTTCATTTAGCGGGACTCCAGCCCAAAATATTAGAAACAGTTCGGTtggtcataaaaaaaaaaaaagtgaataaaataaatgatctcCAGAAAAGTCTGATGCACACAGGCCAGTATGGTGTAAATTTCTTAGATAACTCGAGCATCTCTTTATAagatttattttccattccataactacGGATATTGACATAGCATCTCATTGGTTCTTTACTGTCtcattttctcattgattttttttcttttttagcttcaAGAGTTACTTCCAGAACGTCGCAGCACACGTTATCACTTCCTGCATGACGTCTTTATAGAATTTGGTGACCATGTCGCAGTCCAGGAGGGAGGCCCGCAGCCAGCATCACCAGCCTCTTCCTGTTTGCACAGGCAGGGAGGAGAACGGCAGCTCCCGGGCTTCCCCTGGGGAGTCCCTCCGGCTTTCTCCGGGATTCCGCCCGCCCCAGGGTCTCAGGCCAACAGAAGGACCCGGGATCCCTTAGCAGCTCCGGACCTCATCTGCCCCACTTCGGCATCCCGCGCGGTAATATGACCACGTAGAAATAACCCTGGGCTCTCAAGGACTCTACGGTTTGTCACGGTTTGAACGGAAGCGCGGGGCCTGGGGCGGGTGCAGGTGGAGGGTCCGCCTCTTTCCGCCCCTGGGAACGCCCCTTTCTGGATGGGGACCGGCGAGGCGGTGTCTTCTTTCTGCCCTCGCCTGGTGAAATGTGGGCACTGCTGCCAggagaaaaaaaactgaagatgTGAATTCAGTTCCTCACCCTTCCCTTGTTTATTAAAAAATCggatcttggccaggcgcggtggctcacgcctgtaatcccagcactttgggaggccgaggcaggcagatcaggaggtcagcagatcgagaccatcttgattaacacggtgaaaccccgtctctactaaaaacacaaaaaagttagcagggaggtggcggtcgcctgtagtcccagctactcgggaggctgaggcaggagaatggcgtgaacccgggaggcggagcttgcagtgagccgagatcgtgccactgcactccagcctgggtgaaaaaaaaaaaaaagataaaaaaagttcaggaccttTACCCGCGCTGACAGTGATTGGTTTTCATGACCAATAAAGAAATTCGAATGAGATGAAGCTACTTACACCTGTGTTTTTACTGTTCCTTTAAAATGCCCTAATTTCACAACAATGTGAAAATTCCTGCCATCTCTCCCACAAGGCATTTATACAAGGATGTACTTAGATATTTAGATGTATTTAaatttatgcttttcttttcttttcttttttttttttttttgagacggagtctgactctgttgcccaggctggagtgcagggcgtgatctcggctcactgcgacccctgccttccgggttcaagagattctcctgactcagcctccggagtagctgggattacaggtgcgccatcaagctcagctaattttttgtatttttagtagagccagagtttcaccattttggccaggctggtctcgatctcatgacctcaagtgatccgcccgcctcagcctcccaaagtgctgggattacaggcgtaaaccaccgcacccggcccaaactGATACTTTTTACCGAGAGATGAAGGAAATTCTTAAATGCTCACAATTTtatctgcctttttaaaattagagggATGCTGGGTTTAACATTTTTCATCTAAGATCTCATGGAGAATTAACATAATAATTTCTCCGTAGGTAAAGAGGTAATTTGATGAATGTTACTAGTTTTCTTTCAAATAGCTATTTGGATTATTGGAAAATTCCCTAAGTAGACATCTTTAATaattatgttattaaaataaaaatattttagaacagtTGAAGCAGAACATTAATGGAATGTAAACATTATCACAAGAATGAAAATTTCTTTCCCCTTTGGTATTaggtatttattcatttcttattaAAGTTGGCCTTTTGAAGATTACTTCAAAATTAGCTTCCCCCCCTCTTCAAGCAATGTGCTTGGTTACTTACGTATTGAAAGTAACCTTGCAGACAAGTTTTGAAACCCAATTTTCAAAATGATCTAAGGAATACTTTTCcccatatatataaattaaatgattTGTTAAATAATAGCCATATTTGAACAGCTAAgtaaaatgtttgaattttaaaatcttggaTTAAATTGTTCAAACTGGCTAGAGgaagtgggtcacgcctgtaatcccagcactttgagaggctgaggcaggtggatcacctgaggtcaggagctcgagaccagtctggctaacatcttaaaaacccgtctctactaaaaatacaaaaaaaaaaaaaaaaaaaaaaaaaaaaaaaaaaaaattagctgggcgtggtggcacatgcctgtaatcccagctactcaggaggctggggcaggagaatcgcttgaacccgggagttggaggttgcagtgagccgagataacgtcattgcactccagcttgggcaacacgagtgaaactccgtctcaaacaaacacacaaacacaaaaacgaaaacgagaaaacaaacaaaaaccccagaaaattagttgggcgtggcaCACCTGTActaccagctacttgagaggctgatgtgggaggatcgcttgagcccaggaggtggaggttgaagtgagcccatatcgtaccactgcactccagcctgggcgatagagcaagacggcgtttcaaaaacaaaataataaattaaataaataaataaataaacaaatagttcaagccaggcatggtggctcccgcctgtaatgtcagcactttggaagatagAGGCAGAGGATTTCTTGAAGCAAgaggcttgagaccagcctgggcaacacagcaagacttcgcctctacaaaaaattttaaaaagaaatagcggggtgcagtggcgcacctgtagtcctagctactccagagtctgaggcaggaggattgctcgagctcagggttctaggctgcagtgagccatgatctcctactgtactccagcctgagtgattgAGTGAGGTCCTATctctaaaatttgtttaaaaaatttaaaaagttagctgggtgcggtggcttacgcctgtaatccagcactttgggaggctgatgcgggtggatcacaaggtcaggagttcaagaccagcctggccaaaatggtgaaaccctgtctctactaaaaaaataaaaaaattagccaggcgtggtggtgggcgcctgtggtcccagctactcaggaggctgaggcaggagaatcacttgaacccgggaggcaaaggttgcagtgaggtgagattgcaccactgtattccagcctaggaaacagagagagactccaaaaagaatgataataacaataataagttGTTCAAGCATTGTACACACTTAAGGAAATgtcattatataaataaaaaattatcttcaatCAACTCCAGATTCAAAAGCTCTGAGAATAGATATGACTGTAGGTCAGGTCATTTGGTTACAAGTTTTAAAGTTCATTTAGaatatagtggctcacacctgtaatcccagcattttcagaggctaaggcagaaggatcacttcaggccaggagttccaaaccaacctgggcaacatagcaagaccccatctctgcaaaaagtttaaaaattagccaggtatgtaggctgggcgcagtggctcacacctgtaatcccagcactttgggagaccgaagcgggcggatcacctgaggtcaggagttcgaaaccagcctggccaacatagtaaaaccctgtctctactaaaaatacaaaaactagccgggcatggtgacgcatgcctgcagtcctggctactcaggaggctgagtcaggagaatcgcttgaacctgggaagcggaggttgcagtgagctgagatcgcgccactgcactccagcttgggcaacagagtgagacgtcgtctcaaaaaaaaaaaaaaaaaaaattagccgggtgtgttggtacgcacctgtagtcccagctgttcaggaggctgaagtgagagggtCTCCTGCTTTTCTCCAAGCCCATTTCTGATGTCAGCTATAATGAAAATAAGTCTGAAGAATGGAGACATCTGTGGTGCAGAGAAATATCTCATCTTCCAACCTAAActagaaactaaaaaatatagGTGTGTAAATctaggagaagaggaaagaataaaattatcACTTATGGAATTATTTGGATTGGGAAATACCTAGAGGCCCGGGGTAAATGATCTACCATGAAACAAACACAAATCAACCAGCAAACCTCTGCACAATTATTGGGTACCTGATTTGTACCAAGCTGTCTAAAAGAAACAGGGAAACATAGGAGGGGGTACAGCAATGATCCACGTGAGCAGAGGGAAAGGCAGTGCCATGCCCAGGCTCTAAACGACACAGGCCAGGGGACAGGGCAGCAGGTGCAGGAAGAGTGAGGGCTAAAGCATGTTAGGATGAAGGagggcagaaaggaaggaaatagggaaagaaatcacacacacacactcatacacacacacatacacatacctgcacacacgcacatacacacatgcacgcatgcgcacacacacatgttCCATTCTATGTGTCAGTTCTCCATGGATATGAATGgaacacatgtgtgtgtgcagcGAGGCTGGAATCAGAGAGACTGCTtgagaggaaagggaagatggTGTTTTAATTCTAAGTTGAACAAAAtgcagaaagaaggaaacttcTCATTGGAAACTGTTGCATTTCCATCGCCttttatgtatactttttttttttttttcgatggagtttcgatcttgttgcccaggctggagtgcaatggcacaatcttggctcaccacaacctccgcctcccgggttcaagtgattctcctgcctcagcctcccaagtagctgggattacaggcatgcaccaccatgcctggctaattttgtatttttagtagagacagggtttctccatgttgatcaggctggtctcgaactcccgacctcaggtgatctgcccgcctcggccccccaaagtgctgggatttatgtATACTTTCATGTTGGCGTTAATCATTTCATGTTGGCACTACAGAAAAGTTGATTCCGCCACAGTCTGCCTGGTGGGCGAGGCTCGCTTTGTGCACAAAGCTTGGTAGCCACCGGTGAACTGACCTTCCCCACTGCTGGCCCCCACTTTGTATGGCTATGTGATCATATTAATTtgaacaggcatggtggctcaggcctgtaatcccagtactttgggaagccaagagcttgagaccatcttgggaaacacagcaagaccccatctgtatgaaaaaagctagaaaattagccggacgtgatcgtggtgtgcctgtagtcccaggtactcaggaggctgaggtgggaggatcacttgagcccgggaatcagaggctatagtgagccatgatcacaccactgcactcccacctgggcaacagagtgagaccttgtctcaaaaaaatttttaaaaatcatattagtttacattatatattacatatatatttaaatgaccCAATGTTTTGTGATCaataataatacacatatattgtagaatatttgaaaaaataaagggaaaaaacccCTAAAATTCGCTCATGTGGCTGCTCTTTGCAAGAAAACCGTTGTTAAAATTCAatctattttttcccattcacaTTTAgttgaaatatatacattttatacaggtagatacatacattttttttttcaaagttaataTCACACTGAATACACTACATTGCATCTTTTTttgtataaaacatttaatttaggccaggagcagtggcttatgcctgtaatctcagccctttgggaggctgaggcgggcggattacctgaggtcaggagttcaagaccagcctgaccaacgtggagaaaccccatctctactaaaaatacaaaattagtcgagcgtggtggtgcatgcctgtgatcccagctacttgggaggctgaggcaggagaattgcttgaacctggaaggtggaggttgcagtgagctgagatagcgccactgccctccagcctgggcaacaagagctaaacgctgtctcaaaaaaaaaaaaaaaaaaaaaaaaagaaagaaagaaagaaaaaagaaaaaaatacagggaaaaaaaCCTCTAAAATTAACTCATGTGGCTGCTCTTCACAAGAAAACCATTGCTAcaattcaatgtattttttcccattcacaTTTAGTTGAAACACATACATTTTATACaggtacatacatatgtatatagtttTTCAAACTTGGTATCACACTGAATACACTGAATAGACTGCATTGCATCTTTTTTGGTATTAAACACTTAATTTATTGGTCTTTGTGGAGAATTAGATGCATCACCACTGTATTACAACTGAGCCATTAATTTTGTAGCTTCATCATTAACTGGTTTGCTTTCATGACGCTGCTGAGGAATCAGTTCTTTCTGCAGAAGTTCAAGAGAAAGGCCTTTTGAGAAATGTGGAAGTTCCTCTTGTACACTTACAAAAGctttgtttactctgctgactttTTCATCATTCATAATGTTTGTCTTCCTAAGATTAGTGGTAATTGGTTTTGCTCTGTTTTTAGCCTTAAAGCTTTTTTGGCTAGCTATGCAAAATACGTTCCTGGACTTCTGCCTTCTAAATTTGTTCTTGGCCATTGTCAGGAATTCAATACTTGCGTGCAGCTTCTTAAACTCCAGGTGACGCCGCATCTTTTTTTCACCTTAGATTACAGCATAGTCATTTTACTATGAATACATAGTCTCCAAAAACGTGACTTTTGAGGTAGaattacagataattttttttttgagacagagtctcaaaaagaaacatttaaaaaactgctgggtgtgggctgggcgcggtggctcatgcctgtaatcccagcactttgggaggctaaggcgggtggatcacttgaagtcaggatatggagaccatcatggctaacacggtgaaaccccgtctctactaaaaatacaaaaaattagccgggcatggtggcaggtgcctgtactcccagctactcgggaggctgaggcaggagaatggcgtgaacccaggaggtggagcttgcaatgagctgagattgcgccactgcactccaccctgggtgacagagcgagactccgtctcaaaaaaaaaaaaaaaaaaaaaaaaaaaaaaaaaaaaaaattagccggacatactggcgtgcacctgtagtcccagttactcgggaggctgaggcaggagaatggcttgagcctgggaggcagaggttgcagtgagccgagattgcatcactgcactccagcctgggtgatagagtgagatcctgtctcaaaacaaaacaaacaaacaacaacaacaacaacaaaaactgctgggtgtggtggctcacacctgtaatcccaacactttgggaggccagagtgggacgatcactttagcccaggatttcaagactagcttgggaaacaaagtgagacccctccatctctacaataatttttttttttaagtagcccaggtgtggtggtgtgcctgtagtcatagccactcaggaagctgaggtgggaagatctcttgagcctggaaggtcaaagctgcagtaagccatgatcgt
The Pongo abelii isolate AG06213 chromosome 8, NHGRI_mPonAbe1-v2.0_pri, whole genome shotgun sequence genome window above contains:
- the RBIS gene encoding ribosomal biogenesis factor; the protein is MAKNKFRRQKSRNVFCIASQKSFKAKNRAKPITTNLRKIPQQRHESKPVNDEATKLMAQL